A section of the Sebastes fasciatus isolate fSebFas1 chromosome 21, fSebFas1.pri, whole genome shotgun sequence genome encodes:
- the plcxd2 gene encoding PI-PLC X domain-containing protein 2 isoform X3 — translation MFSVLAKKVMVKWSMTQNLTFKEQLDAGIRYFDLRVSSKPGEPGNEIYFIHGLFGHKVSDGLQEINSFLSRHRKEVVFLDFNHYYAMGPEHHVYLINMLQEVFGSKLCSNCAVESITLDYLWQKKQQVIVFYHHPSAQGIPVMWPGNKIPAPWANTTQPIKLTKFLETTLSERAKQGSFHVSQAILTPKPNTVAKGLVWGLRDYLVERNLPTIMSWVQAQRPGVDGVNIITSDFVELTDFASVVIKLNNLLMSEQDRKPR, via the exons ATGTTCAGCGTCTTAGCCAAGAAAGTCATGGTGAAGTGGTCCATGACCCAG AATCTGACATTTAAAGAGCAGCTGGATGCAGGAATCCGCTACTTTGATCTCCGGGTCTCCTCCAAACCAGGCGAGCCTGGAAATGAGATCTACTTCATCCATGGCCTGTTTGGCCACAAG GTCAGCGACGGCTTGCAAGAAATTAACTCCTTCTTAAGCAGACACAGGAAAGAG GTGGTGTTTCTAGACTTCAACCACTACTATGCGATGGGCCCAGAGCATCATGTGTACCTCATCAACATGCTCCAGGAAGTGTTTGGCAGCAAGCTTTGTAGTAACTGTGCCGTGGAGAGCATCACTCTGGACTACCTCTGGCAGAAGAAACAACAG GTGATTGTGTTCTACCATCATCCATCAGCTCAGGGCATTCCTGTCATGTGGCCTGGAAACAAGATCCCCGCTCCCTGGGCGAACACCACCCAACCCATCAAGCTCACAAAG TTCCTGGAAACTACACTGAGTGAAAGAGCCAAGCAGGGCTCCTTCCACGTTTCTCAGGCCATCCTCACACCCAAGCCCAACACCGTGGCCAAGGGCCTGGTCTGGGGGCTACGCGACTACCTGGTGGAGAG AAACCTGCCAACCATCATGTCCTGGGTCCAGGCTCAGAGGCCCGGGGTGGACGGGGTCAACATCATCACCTCTGACTTTGTGGAGCTCACTGACTTTGCCAGCGTTGTCATCAAACTCAACAACCTGCTCATGTCCGAACAGGACCGCAAACCAAGATGA
- the plcxd2 gene encoding PI-PLC X domain-containing protein 2 isoform X1, whose amino-acid sequence MKTRPAGIGTVHADWMGSLPSRLSAMPLKHLAVPGSHDSFTFWVDVHAPVGPDQKGYVKYLATMFSVLAKKVMVKWSMTQNLTFKEQLDAGIRYFDLRVSSKPGEPGNEIYFIHGLFGHKVSDGLQEINSFLSRHRKEVVFLDFNHYYAMGPEHHVYLINMLQEVFGSKLCSNCAVESITLDYLWQKKQQVIVFYHHPSAQGIPVMWPGNKIPAPWANTTQPIKLTKFLETTLSERAKQGSFHVSQAILTPKPNTVAKGLVWGLRDYLVERNLPTIMSWVQAQRPGVDGVNIITSDFVELTDFASVVIKLNNLLMSEQDRKPR is encoded by the exons ATGAAGACCCGACCTGCAGGGATCGGTACCGTCCATGCAGACTGGATGGGTTCACTCCCCTCCAGGCTCAGTGCCATGCCACTCAAACACCTCGCCGTGCCAG GGTCTCATGATTCGTTCACCTTCTGGGTGGATGTGCATGCTCCTGTGGGACCCGACCAGAAGGGATATGTGAAGTACCTCGCCACCATGTTCAGCGTCTTAGCCAAGAAAGTCATGGTGAAGTGGTCCATGACCCAG AATCTGACATTTAAAGAGCAGCTGGATGCAGGAATCCGCTACTTTGATCTCCGGGTCTCCTCCAAACCAGGCGAGCCTGGAAATGAGATCTACTTCATCCATGGCCTGTTTGGCCACAAG GTCAGCGACGGCTTGCAAGAAATTAACTCCTTCTTAAGCAGACACAGGAAAGAG GTGGTGTTTCTAGACTTCAACCACTACTATGCGATGGGCCCAGAGCATCATGTGTACCTCATCAACATGCTCCAGGAAGTGTTTGGCAGCAAGCTTTGTAGTAACTGTGCCGTGGAGAGCATCACTCTGGACTACCTCTGGCAGAAGAAACAACAG GTGATTGTGTTCTACCATCATCCATCAGCTCAGGGCATTCCTGTCATGTGGCCTGGAAACAAGATCCCCGCTCCCTGGGCGAACACCACCCAACCCATCAAGCTCACAAAG TTCCTGGAAACTACACTGAGTGAAAGAGCCAAGCAGGGCTCCTTCCACGTTTCTCAGGCCATCCTCACACCCAAGCCCAACACCGTGGCCAAGGGCCTGGTCTGGGGGCTACGCGACTACCTGGTGGAGAG AAACCTGCCAACCATCATGTCCTGGGTCCAGGCTCAGAGGCCCGGGGTGGACGGGGTCAACATCATCACCTCTGACTTTGTGGAGCTCACTGACTTTGCCAGCGTTGTCATCAAACTCAACAACCTGCTCATGTCCGAACAGGACCGCAAACCAAGATGA
- the plcxd2 gene encoding PI-PLC X domain-containing protein 2 isoform X2, with protein sequence MKTRPAGIGTVHADWMGSLPSRLSAMPLKHLAVPGSHDSFTFWVDVHAPVGPDQKGYVKYLATMFSVLAKKVMVKWSMTQNLTFKEQLDAGIRYFDLRVSSKPGEPGNEIYFIHGLFGHKVSDGLQEINSFLSRHRKEVVFLDFNHYYAMGPEHHVYLINMLQEVFGSKLCSNCAVESITLDYLWQKKQQVIVFYHHPSAQGIPVMWPGNKIPAPWANTTQPIKLTKFLETTLSERAKQGSFHVSQAILTPKPNTVAKGLVWGLRDYLVERGQYSQCCKMPATKRIVIFAYALEKGTKSKLST encoded by the exons ATGAAGACCCGACCTGCAGGGATCGGTACCGTCCATGCAGACTGGATGGGTTCACTCCCCTCCAGGCTCAGTGCCATGCCACTCAAACACCTCGCCGTGCCAG GGTCTCATGATTCGTTCACCTTCTGGGTGGATGTGCATGCTCCTGTGGGACCCGACCAGAAGGGATATGTGAAGTACCTCGCCACCATGTTCAGCGTCTTAGCCAAGAAAGTCATGGTGAAGTGGTCCATGACCCAG AATCTGACATTTAAAGAGCAGCTGGATGCAGGAATCCGCTACTTTGATCTCCGGGTCTCCTCCAAACCAGGCGAGCCTGGAAATGAGATCTACTTCATCCATGGCCTGTTTGGCCACAAG GTCAGCGACGGCTTGCAAGAAATTAACTCCTTCTTAAGCAGACACAGGAAAGAG GTGGTGTTTCTAGACTTCAACCACTACTATGCGATGGGCCCAGAGCATCATGTGTACCTCATCAACATGCTCCAGGAAGTGTTTGGCAGCAAGCTTTGTAGTAACTGTGCCGTGGAGAGCATCACTCTGGACTACCTCTGGCAGAAGAAACAACAG GTGATTGTGTTCTACCATCATCCATCAGCTCAGGGCATTCCTGTCATGTGGCCTGGAAACAAGATCCCCGCTCCCTGGGCGAACACCACCCAACCCATCAAGCTCACAAAG TTCCTGGAAACTACACTGAGTGAAAGAGCCAAGCAGGGCTCCTTCCACGTTTCTCAGGCCATCCTCACACCCAAGCCCAACACCGTGGCCAAGGGCCTGGTCTGGGGGCTACGCGACTACCTGGTGGAGAG AGGGCAGTACAGTCAATGCTGCAAAATGCCTGCAACAAAGAGGATTGTCATCTTTGCCTATGCCCTTGAAAAAGGGACAAAGAGCAAATTAAGCACTTAA